The Oleomonas cavernae genome includes the window GGCAGTGCACCGCCGGCTCGACGCCGGCGCCCGGCTGCAGGGCGTGGCCACCCTGCTGATCGCCACCTTCGCCGGCAGCGCCATCGGCATCGGTGCCGCCCACCTGCTGCGCGCCCTGCCCGGCGGCGAGGTCCTGCTGGCACTTGTCCTGGTGGTCGTCACCGGCTTTGGCTGGTGGCTGACGCGCAAGCTGGCGGCGGCCACCGTGGGCGGCCTGCCCCGGCCGAGGAACAGGGGGCGACCGCGCTCGATCGCAGCGGCCTGCCCGGCATCATCGCCCAGATGCGGGCCGCCCAGACACCTTGGGCCGCCGCCCTGGGTGTCGCCTGGTTCGGTGCCGGCACCATCCTGTTCGTCGCCTATCTGCCCGCCTTGGCGCGCCAGGTCTTGGGGGGCGATGCCCTGGTCGAGTTCACCTACCTGGGGGGCTTCGGCCTGGGCGTGGTGCTGGGATCGGTGCTGGCGGTGCGGCTGACCCGCGGCATTGCCAGCGCGGCCTTCACGCCGCTGGCGCTGATCGTCATGACCCTGGCCGTGTTCGACCTGTTCCTGGTCGCCGGCAGCATCGCCCCGGCCATGCCGGCACCTGATCAACTGCACTCCGTCTTCAGCGTCTTCGCCGGTGCAGGGGCGATCCGCCTGCTCATCGATGCCCTCTTCTTCGGGGCGGCGGGCGCCGTCCTGGCCACCCCGCTACTGGTCCTGATCGCCGCGCCGCAGGACGAGCGGGCCAGTGCCCACTATTATTCGATCACCGGCCTGCTGGTGGGCCTGGGCGGCATCGCCCTGCTGCTGCTGGCCCTGTTGCTGCGGACGATCGGCCTGTCGATCGCCGACCTGTTTCTGGTCCTGACCCTGATCGCCCTGGCCACCATCCCCACGGGCCTCAGCCTGTGGCCCGATCACCTGTTCAAGTCGGCCGCCGCGCGGCTGCTGCGCCTGGCCTTCCGGGTCGAGGTGACGGGCGTCGAGAATATCGCCAAGGCCGGGGACAAGGTGGTGATCGTCGCCAACCATGCCTCGGCCCTCGATGCGCCGCTGCTGGCGGCCTTTCTGCCGGGCACGCCCAAGTTCGCCGCCACCGCCAAGGATGCCGAAGGGTTCTGGGCGCGCCTGCTGGGCAAGCTGATCAAGATCTTCCCGGTCGACACGTCCAAGCCGATGGCGGTGAAGGCGCTGATTTCCGCGGTCGAGCATGGCACGCCGATGATCATCTTCCCCGAAGGCCGGGTGACCGTGACCGGCGGCCTGATGAAGGTCTACGAGGGGCCCGGCATGGTCGCCGACCGGGCCGGCGCCACCATCCTGCCGGTGCGCATCGAAGGCGCCGAATACTCGCTGTTCACCCGCCTGTCGGGCAAGCAGCACCGCCGCCTGTTCCCCAAGATCACGATCCACGTGCTGGAACCCCGCCGGCTCGACGTGCCGGCGGGGCTGGCCGGCCAGCGGCGGCGGCGCGCCGTGGGCAACAAGCTCTACGACGTCATGATCGAGATGATGTTCCAGAGCGCCGATCTGGAACGCAACCTGTGGCAGGCCCTGCTCGACGCGCGCCGGGCCCACGGCAGCCGCAGCGAGATCGTCGAGGACCAGGACCGCAAGCCGCTGACCTACAACCGCCTGGTCATGGCCTGCCTGGTGCTGGGCCGGGCCATCGCCCGCCTGACCCAGCCGGCCGAGAAGGTCGGCGTGCTGCTGCCCAATACCGCGGGCGTGGCGGTCACTTTCTTCGCCCTGATCGGCTTCGGCCGGGTGCCGGCCATGCTGAACTTCTCGGCCGGGCCGTCGACCATGGCCTCGGCCTGCCGCACGGCCAAACTCAAGACCGTGCTGTCGTCGCGCCGTTTCGTCGCCATGGCCAAGCTCGAGGATGCGATCAAGGCGATCAGCGAGGTTGCGCAAGTCGTCTATCTCGAAGACGTGCGCACCGCGCTGAAAACCAGTGACAAGCTGTGGGGCCTGGCGGCATCGCGCCTGCCGCGCTTCCTGCACGGCGACCTGCACACCAGGCCCGACGACCCGGCGGTGGTGCTGTTCACCTCGGGCAGCGAGGGCCTGCCCAAGGGCGTGGTGCTGAGCCACCGCAACCTGAACGCCAATCAGTTGCAGGTCGCGACCATCGTCGACATCACCCGCCAGGACAAGGTGCTGAACCCCCTGCCGGTGTTCCATTCCTTCGGCCTGCTGGGTGGCCTGGTGCTGCCGATCATGGCCGGGGTGAAGACCTTCCTCTATCCCTCGCCGCTGCACTACAAGGCGATCCCCGAGTTGGTCTATGCCACCTCGTCAACCATCATGTTCGGCACCGACACCTTCCTGAACGGCTATGCCCGCGCCGCCCACCCTTACGACTTCTATTCGACCCGCTACATCTTCGCCGGGGCCGAACGGGTGAAGGACGAGACGCGCCGCATCTATGGCGAAAAATTCGGCGTTCGTATCCTTGAGGGTTACGGCACCACCGAATGCTCGCCGGTGATCGCGGTCAACACGGCGATGCAGTTCAAGCCCGGCTCGGTCGGCCGCCTGCTGCCGGCGATGCGTGCCCGCCTCGACCCGGTCGAAGGCATCACCCGCGGCGGCCGGCTGGTGGTCACCGGGCCCAATATCATGCTGGGCTACTACTGGCCCGACAAGCCGGCGGAACTGGCCCCGCCCGACGACGGCTGGTACGACACCGGCGACATCGTCGAGATCGACGACCTGGGCTTCATCACCATCTTAGGGAGAGCCAAGCGCTTCGCCAAGATCGCCGGCGAGATGGTCAGCCTGGCCGCGGTGGAACACGAAGCGTCCATCCTGTGGCCCGACTTCGCCCATGCCGTGACCAACCTGCCCGATCCGACGAAGGGCGAGCGCCTGGTCATGCTCACCACCTGCCCGGATGCCCAACGCGCGAAGCTCAGCGCTCACCTGCACGAGCAGGGCCTGACCGAGCTGATGGCGCCTAAACAGATCATCCACGTCCCCGAACTGCCCCTGCTCGGCTCGGGCAAGATCGACCAGCAGGGCGTCAAGGCGCTAGCCGAGAAGCTGGGCAAAGGCTGAGCCATCATGCACTCAGTGGGAAGTGCACCGTAACCTGCAAATATCGTCCTGCCCGGGCTTGTCCCGGGCATCCACGTCGGGACGAGCCACACCCGTCGACGAAAGAGGCAGCTTGCCGACGTGGATGGCCGGGACAAGCCCGGCCATGACGGCTGGAGTATCGCGCGCCGACCAGGAAGGGCGCTGCTACTGCTCGAAGCGTTCCAGAATCCGTCCGTCGGCGGCGACGAAGAGCCGGCGGGTGTCGCCCCAGAGATGGATGACATGGCCGTTGAACGGATTGCCGAAGCCGACCGAGGTCTGGGCGAAGACTTCGCCCCGCCGGGGTTCAGGAAGACATCCGCGGCCGCCTCGAGGAAGGCCCAGCCCTGGGCGCCCTCCGCGACATTGCAGCCGTTGAAATAGATGCGGGCATTGTTGGTGACCAGCCGGTACCAGCCCAGCTTGTTGGTCTTGGCACTACTCCAGTAGCAGGCGCCGATCCCCACGCCACCGAAGGAAATCTGCCCGGGGGAACCGTGTGTCTCGAACAGGACACGGTCGAAGTACCGCCCCGCCGTCAGCAGGCCGTTGATCCCGTCGTCGAGGTCATTGCCATCGGCGATCGGCAACTGGTCGGCCACGTTCCGCCGCCCCGCCGTCTGGCGGATCATCGCGTCGCTGGAATCGTAGATATGAAGCAATGCCACGGTCGATCCTCCATGTGTTGGATCCTTGCGTGTTGACCACGCTGTGATGACCCCACGATGGGATACCCGCCGGTTGAGGGTGTCAACGCAGGCGGCGGCCCCGGGCAGGCAATTCCGCTGCCCAAGTGACCGGCGTCACAAGCAGCGCAGGCGGAGGAACTGGACAAGTCATCGGTCGCGGAGCGCGGCGGGCAAGTCGTGCGCGCCATGGACCACGCGAAGGATCAGCGGCGGGTGGCGCTCGGCGTTGTAGACCAGAAGATAGGGAAAGCCGGAAACGACGAAAAATCGCCGGGAGGTGCCCGCCCAAGCTTCCCGCACGAAGCCAATTCGAGGATTGTCGGTGATCAAGGCCGCTGCCTTGATCACCGTCTGATGCAACGCTTCCGCCGCCAGCGGATTATCCTTGGCGATCCGGCGGATGGCTTCAGTCAACTCTCGGCGCGCCCGTGGTGAGAGGCGGGCAACCGCCATCAGCGCGACCCGGTGATGATGGCGTCGATTTCAGTCGACACTTCCTCGATGGCGAAGGTGCCGTCGCGGTCAGCCTCGGCCTCGGCCTCATCAAGTGTGGCCAGAAAGCGAAGGCGCTCCTCCTCGTCTCGCTGCAACAACCGCAAGCCGGCCCGCATGACTTCGCTGACGTTGTTGTAACGCCCGCTTTCGACACAGGCGCGGGCGAAATTCTCAAGCTCGGGCGTCAAATGCACGTTTGTGGCCATCGCACACCTATGTCAAAGATTGACATAAAATAATGAGCCCCTACCCCCAGATCAACAGCTTCAGCGCCATGCTGACCGACACCACGACCAGTACCGGGCGGACGATGCGGGCGCCGACGCGGACCACCAGGTGGGCACCGATCTGGGCGCCGACCAGGGCGCCGGCCGCCATCACCCCGCCCACCAGCCAGATCACGTGGCCGCCGCTGACGAAGACCGCGAGCGAGGTGACGTTGGAGGTGAAGTTCAGGACCTTGGCATGGGCGGTCGCCCGGCGCAGGGAAAAACCCAGCAGGGCGACGAAGCCGATGGCGAAGAACGAACCGGTGCCCGGCCCGAAGAAACCGTCATAGGCCCCGATCACCGGCGCCACCGCGCCGATGAAGAAGGCGAAGGAGACCCGCTGGTGGGCTTCGAGATCGCCGGCCCGGGGCGACAGCAGGACATAAAGGGCCACCCCGATCAGCAAGACCGGGATCAGCTCGGCTAGGGCCGAGGCATCGATCATGCGCACGCCGACGGTGCCCAGGGCCGCGCCGACCAGCGTCGCCAGGATGAACGGCCAAAAGGCGCCAAGGTCGATCTCGCCCCGCCGGATGAAGGCGACCGACGCGGTCAGCGTGCCGAAGCTGCCCTGCAGCTTGTTGGTGGCCAGGGCCGCGGCCGGCGGCAGGCCCACGGCCAGCAGGGTCGGCACCGTGATCAGGCCGCCACCGCCCGCGATGGTATCGATACAGCCGGCAAAAATGGCGACCAGGAACAGAAGGCCC containing:
- a CDS encoding type II toxin-antitoxin system RelE/ParE family toxin, which gives rise to MAVARLSPRARRELTEAIRRIAKDNPLAAEALHQTVIKAAALITDNPRIGFVREAWAGTSRRFFVVSGFPYLLVYNAERHPPLILRVVHGAHDLPAALRDR
- a CDS encoding TSUP family transporter, with protein sequence MEFLASPEILGLLFLVAIFAGCIDTIAGGGGLITVPTLLAVGLPPAAALATNKLQGSFGTLTASVAFIRRGEIDLGAFWPFILATLVGAALGTVGVRMIDASALAELIPVLLIGVALYVLLSPRAGDLEAHQRVSFAFFIGAVAPVIGAYDGFFGPGTGSFFAIGFVALLGFSLRRATAHAKVLNFTSNVTSLAVFVSGGHVIWLVGGVMAAGALVGAQIGAHLVVRVGARIVRPVLVVVSVSMALKLLIWG
- a CDS encoding AMP-binding protein — its product is MPAPDQLHSVFSVFAGAGAIRLLIDALFFGAAGAVLATPLLVLIAAPQDERASAHYYSITGLLVGLGGIALLLLALLLRTIGLSIADLFLVLTLIALATIPTGLSLWPDHLFKSAAARLLRLAFRVEVTGVENIAKAGDKVVIVANHASALDAPLLAAFLPGTPKFAATAKDAEGFWARLLGKLIKIFPVDTSKPMAVKALISAVEHGTPMIIFPEGRVTVTGGLMKVYEGPGMVADRAGATILPVRIEGAEYSLFTRLSGKQHRRLFPKITIHVLEPRRLDVPAGLAGQRRRRAVGNKLYDVMIEMMFQSADLERNLWQALLDARRAHGSRSEIVEDQDRKPLTYNRLVMACLVLGRAIARLTQPAEKVGVLLPNTAGVAVTFFALIGFGRVPAMLNFSAGPSTMASACRTAKLKTVLSSRRFVAMAKLEDAIKAISEVAQVVYLEDVRTALKTSDKLWGLAASRLPRFLHGDLHTRPDDPAVVLFTSGSEGLPKGVVLSHRNLNANQLQVATIVDITRQDKVLNPLPVFHSFGLLGGLVLPIMAGVKTFLYPSPLHYKAIPELVYATSSTIMFGTDTFLNGYARAAHPYDFYSTRYIFAGAERVKDETRRIYGEKFGVRILEGYGTTECSPVIAVNTAMQFKPGSVGRLLPAMRARLDPVEGITRGGRLVVTGPNIMLGYYWPDKPAELAPPDDGWYDTGDIVEIDDLGFITILGRAKRFAKIAGEMVSLAAVEHEASILWPDFAHAVTNLPDPTKGERLVMLTTCPDAQRAKLSAHLHEQGLTELMAPKQIIHVPELPLLGSGKIDQQGVKALAEKLGKG
- a CDS encoding type II toxin-antitoxin system ParD family antitoxin; its protein translation is MATNVHLTPELENFARACVESGRYNNVSEVMRAGLRLLQRDEEERLRFLATLDEAEAEADRDGTFAIEEVSTEIDAIITGSR